From Asterias amurensis chromosome 3, ASM3211899v1, a single genomic window includes:
- the LOC139934824 gene encoding chromodomain Y-like protein 2, translating into MADSDSSENFEVAHIIKQRRNKRGKLEYLVRWRNYGSSDDSWEPVENLRNCTDVLDAFNDRIMREKGLFPKSSPSHHKSKKGKTYSKDRSKRKLHSKKTRKESKSKTSLDGLMTLKREGPQDEFKIEIKNETDLFNGNGIPLDGIVPLEPSPSSLSSTSEVKTNVSPVIVRKFHRARSMSCMPYDTSVKTDLMNGDGHNDRKRRRVNSLRVDNGDITEKSVESPTTTPPSTPTNGDSRLTFVPLLTPVIKLHDFTNGNHIKLPSPKSLLSTEKFLRAKLKQKQRDVADRFSGEMLLRRVSQSSLSSEEDEGERRFSLRQSDNLFKYKEVCVRKYPEYTQVWFFTNSHSRNALNVKALQELTDILDKSAKDETRVLLLTGSGNVFCSGLDLQMLVTTEHKKKVARKLAEALRVFINAMINFPKVIVAAVNGTAVGLGAAILPLCDIVYSSDKAEFHLPYAALGQPPEACSSFTFPNAMGLPVACDLLYSGRRMTALEACASGLVSQVLWPNSFMREVIPRVKVISGNSVKGIQMTKSLVRSHLKSKLEFTNESECAALQERWGTSECNRLIRKHLELT; encoded by the exons ATGGCGGACTCGGACAGTAGCGAAAACTTTGAG GTGGCGCATATCATTAAACAGCGAAGGAATAAGAGAGGGAAGCTTGAATACCTCGTCCGATGGAGAAACTACGGAAGCAGTGATGATTCGTGGGAACCTGTGGAGAACCTTCGCAACTGCACAGATGTCTTGGATGCCTTCAACGATCGCATCATGCGGGAGAAGGGTCTCTTCCCTAAGTCGTCCCCATCACACCATAAATCAAAGAAAGGGAAGACTTACAGCAAGGATCGCTCCAAACGGAAGTTACACTCTAAAAAGACCCGGAAGGAATCCAAATCAAAGACTTCCTTGGATGGACTAATGACACTCAAAAGAGAAGGCCCTCAAGATGAGTTTAAGATTGAAATTAAGAACGAAACGGATTTATTTAATGGAAATGGTATACCTCTGGACGGTATAGTGCCGCTGGAACCATCTCCTTCTTCGTTATCGTCAACGTCGGAGGTTAAGACGAATGTCTCACCAGTTATTGTGAGGAAATTTCACCGTGCTAGATCGATGTCGTGTATGCCGTACGATACCTCAGTGAAGACTGATTTGATGAATGGAGATGGCCATAATGACAGGAAGAGGAGGAGAGTCAACAGCCTTCGTGTTGACAACGGAGATATTACAG AGAAATCAGTAGAATCGCCGACAACCACACCTCCCAGCACCCCAACAAACGGTGACTCCAGGCTCACGTTCGTCCCATTGTTGACCCCCGTTATCAAGCTCCACGACTTCACCAACGGGAATCACATCAAGCTACCATCACCAAAGTCTCTCCTCTCCACGGAGAAGTTCCTCAGGGCCAAACTGAAGCAGAAACAACGGGATGTAGCGGACAGGTTTAGCGGCGAAATGTTGCTGCGACGGGTTTCACAGTCGAGTCTCAGCAGTGAGGAGGACGAAGGGGAGAG GAGGTTCAGTCTGAGACAAAGCGACAATCTGTTTAAATATAAGGAAGTGTGTGTGAGGAAATACCCGGAGTACACACAGGTCTGGTTCTTCACCAACTCCCATTCCAGAAATGCCCTCAATGTCAAG GCTCTGCAGGAGCTGACCGACATCTTGGATAAATCGGCCAAGGATGAGACGAGGGTCCTCTTGCTGACGGGGTCTGGGAATGTCTTCTGCTCAGGGTTGGATCTTCAGATGTTGGTTACAACGGAACACAAGAAAAAAGTGGCTCGGAAGCTGGCAGAGGCACTCAG GGTATTCATCAATGCCATGATCAACTTTCCCAAAGTGATTGTGGCGGCCGTCAATGGGACTGCCGTGGGTCTTGGGGCTGCTATCCTCCCCTTGTGTGACATCGTCTACAGCAGCGACAAGGCAGAGTTTCATCTTCCGTACGCAGCACTCGGCCAGCCACCCGAGGCCTGCTCCTCTTTCACCTTTCCCAATGCCATGGGTCTTCCAGTG GCGTGCGACCTCTTGTACAGCGGCCGGAGAATGACTGCCTTAGAAGCATGTGCCTCGGGTCTGGTCTCCCAGGTACTCTGGCCGAATAGCTTCATGAGAGAGGTCATCCCAAGGGTCAAGGTCATTTCTGGGAATTCGGTTAAG GGTATCCAAATGACAAAGTCGCTCGTGAGAAGTCACTTGAAATCCAAGCTGGAGTTTACCAATGAGAGTGAATGCGCCGCTCTTCAGGAGAGGTGGGGAACTTCCGAGTGCAACAGGCTCATCAGGAAACATCTAGAGCTCACGTGA
- the LOC139934899 gene encoding neuralized-like protein 2, whose protein sequence is MPLVRFHENRGVNIELRSDNQVARRSASFANAITFTDRPLKPGELFLVEIEEQEPGWSGHLRCGLTQHHPAALKVNRHGDGISEITSRFSEYSLERQRVSSAPTIPQYSMPDLTNMGKSWIYAITKYHNKVQEDRQGSPELGTVVKSDFIKDSGTVLKIGCSEIPKHCLVHDFIALDMEAGLMSGKQQYFATSVGSRIGVTYNIINDTAYMHFIINGEDQGASIMEDAKPNCPFYGIVDVYGTSKQVRLVQLVYVPSLQECCRESIRTRTASEACLRQLPLPKKLKSYLRYEL, encoded by the exons ATGCCTCTGGTACGTTTCCATGAGAACCGTGGTGTCAACATTGAACTCCGCAGCGACAACCAGGTGGCCCGGCGCTCAGCCAGCTTTGCCAATGCCATAACATTCACCGATCGACCCCTGAAACCAGGGGAGCTATTCTTGGTCGAGATTGAAGAGCAGGAACCAGGCTGGAGTGGTCACCTACGATGCGGACTAACCCAGCATCACCCCGCCGCCTTGAAAGTGAACAGACACGGGGATGGAATCTCGGAGATCACGTCACGTTTTTCAGAGTATTCATTGGAGAGGCAGAGGGTCAGCTCAGCTCCCACAATCCCCCAGTACTCCATGCCTGATCTGACCAATATGGGGAAGTCGTGGATTTACGCCATCACGAAATACCACAATAAAGTACAGGAGGACCGACAGGGTTCTCCTGAGCTTGGAACTGTCGTCAAGAGCGACTTTATTAAGGACAGTGGGACTGTCCTTAAGATTGGGTGTTCAGAGATCCCGAAACACTGCCTAGTGCATGACTTCATAGCCCTGGATATGGAGGCTGGTCTTATGTCGGGCAAACAGCAGTACTTTGCAACATCTGTTGGAAGTAGGATCGGTGTGACGTACAACATTATCAACGACACGgcttatatgcattttattatcAATGGAGAGGATCAAGGTGCTTCGATAATGGAAGACGCCAAACCAAACTGTCCATTCTACGGTATTGTTGATGTGTACGGCACGTCAAAACAAGTCCGGCTTGTACAACTCGTTTATG TTCCCAGCTTACAAGAATGCTGTCGCGAATCCATTCGAACCAGGACTGCATCTGAAGCATGTCTTCGACAGCTCCCATTACCGAAAAAACTCAAGAGTTATCTACGCTACGAGCTGTGA